The genomic interval GCCCGAGAGGGCCACCAGCTCCGCCTGGCCCTTGAAGGGGAGGGCCGCCTCCAGGTAGAAGCGGCCCAGGTCGTGGTGGAGGAGGGCCAGCTCCCGGGTTTCCGCCCCCCGCATGGCCCGCAGCACCCGCCTCCTCAGGGCCTCGGGGTAGGGAACTTCCAGGTGGGCCAGGAGGCGGTAGGCCAGGTCCGGAGGCCTGCCCGAAAACTCCGCCAAGACCAGGTCCACCCCGTCGGCGCTCGTTCCCGACATGAGGCCTAGGACCCTCATGCGAGCTCCACCAGGAGTTCGTATCGGTCCGCCCGATACCAGCTCCGCACCAGCTCCACGGGCCGCCCGTCCGCCAGGTAGCTCACCCGCTCCAGGTGCAGGAGGGGGCTCCCCGGCTCCACCGCCAGGGCCCTGGCTTCCTCCCGGGCCGCCACCGCCCTAAGGCGCTGCAGGGCCCGCACCGGCCGGAGACCCTTGGCCTCCAGGGCCTGGTAGAGGGAGCCCTCCGGGGGCCCGGCCAGGGCCCAAAGGGGCAGGGTGGCCCGCTCCAGGGCCATGGGTTCCCCGTCCGCCAGGCGGAGGCGCACCAGGCGCAAGACCTCGTCCCCGGGGGAAAGCCCAAGGCCGAGGGCCTCCTCGGGGGTGGCGGGGCCCGTTTCCGCCTTGAGGAGCCTCGTTTCCGGGTGCATCCCCAGGGCCCGCATCTCCTCGCTAAAGCCCAGGAGCCGGGTGCGGAAGGTGGCCCTCCGGGCCACGAAGGTGCCGCTCCCCTGCCGCCGCACCACGAGCCCTTCCTCCTCCAGGAGGTCCAAAGCCTTCCGCACGCTGTCCCGGGACACTCCGTAGGCCTCGGCCAGGGCCCTTTCCGGGGGCAAGGGCGTCCCGGGAGGCTTTTGCAACACCTCCTCCCTTAGCCGCTGGGCCAGGTCCAGGTACTTGGGTCCTACGGTGGCCAACGGATCACCTCCCCTTTGCCCGGGCGCGGAAGCCGAGGCCTCCTCCTGGGCCCCTTCTCCCGCGCCCGACCACCCCCTCAGCATACCACTTGCCTGCCAATACCCTACCGGTGTAGACTCGGGACCGTGCAACGGGTCAGGGCCCTTTTGGAGGAGGCGGTGGCCCGGGGCGTGGTTCCCGGGGTAGCCTTCGGCGTGGTCTTCGCCGACGGCAGGAGGGAAACCCTCCACCTGGGGCTGGCCCAGCGGGAGCCGGAGGCGGTGCCCCTGGAGGAGGGCTTCTACTTTGACCTGGCGAGCCTGACCAAGCCCCTCTTCACCCTTAAGGAGGTGCTGAAGGGGGTGGAGGAGGGGCTTTGGGACCTGGACGACCCCCTTTCCGCCCACCTCCCCGACCTCCTCTGGCTCAAGGACCACCCCCTCAAGGGGGTTACCCTAAGGGCTCTCCTGGCCCACACCTCGGGCCTGCCCGCCTGGGAGGCCCTCTACACCTGGGGCAGGGGAGAGGACCTGAAGGCCCGCATCCTGCAGCACCCCTGGCCCGTGGGCGAGGCGGTCTATTCCGACATAGGCTACCTCCTCCTTGGCCTCTTCCTGGAGCGGGGAAGGGGGCGGCCCCTCGAGGCCTTCCCCCTCCCCCCGGGGCTCACCTTCCGCCCGCCTAAGGAGCGGAGCGTGGCCACGGAGCGGTGTCCCTGGCGGGGCCGGGTCCTCCGGGGGGAGGTCCACGACGAGAACGCCTTCGCCCTAGGAGGCGCCGCCGGGCATGCGGGGCTCTTCGGCACCCTCGGGGGGGTTTTAGACCAGCTCTTGGCCATCTTGGAAGGGCGCTGGCTCTCCCGGGCCGCCCTGGAGGAGATGGTGCGCCCCCACGGGGAGCGGCTTTTGGGTTGGGAAAGGAAGCGCCCGGGCTGGCATGGGGGGAGCCTGGCCTCGGAACAGGCCTTCGGGCACACGGGCTTCACGGGGGTGGGGATGTGGGTGGACCCCGAGCGGGGCTACGCCTGGGCCCTCCTCACCAACGCCGTCCACCCCACCCGCCACCGCCCCTCCCTGGCCCCCCTGCGCCGGGCGGTGGGGAACGTCCTGGCTGCGGAGGTGACCCCTTGACGGAAGGCGTGGCGCGGCGCTACCAGGACCTGGACCTTTGGCCTGCGGAGGAGGTGCTGGAGGCCCTCTACGAGGGGCAACTTCGGGCCCTCGCCGCCCTCAAGGGGGCCCTTCCCGCCCTGAAAGGGGCGGCCCTGGAGGCGGCGGAGCGCCTTAGGGCCGGGGGGACCCTGGTCTACACCGGGGCCGGCACCAGCGGGCGGCTTGCGGTGATGGACGGGGTGGAGCTTTGGCCCACCTTCGGCTTCGGCAGGGTGCGCTTCCTCCTCGCCGGGGGGGAAAAGGCCCTTTGGGAGGCGGTGGAGGGGGCGGAGGACGACCTGGAGGGGGGGCTGGCCCTGGGGCGGGGCCTAGGGCCGCAGGACGTCCTGGTGGCGGTGGCGGCCAGCGGCACCACCCCCTTCACCTTAGGGGCGCTCCGGGGGGCCAAGGGGCAAGGGGCCCTGACCGTGGCCCTGGCGAACAACCCCGGTACCCCCCTGCTCCAGGAGGCAGACCACCCCGTCCTCCTGGACACGGGGCCCGAGGTGGTGGCGGGGAGCACCCGGCTCGGGGCGGGCACGGCCCAGAAGGCGGCCTTGAACCTCTTCTCCACCTTGACCATGGTCCTCCTGGGGCGGGTCTACGGCAACCGCATGGCCCGCATGCGGGTGCAAAACGCCAAGCTCCGGGCCCGGGCCGCCGCCCTGGCGGAGGAGGCCTTCGGCCTTCCAAGGGAGGCGGCGGAGGGGCTTTTGCTCCGCTACCCGGAGCCCGCCTGGGCCGCCTTGGTCTACCGGGGGCTTGGCCCTGAGGAGGCCCTCGCCCTCCTGGAGGCAAAGGGGGTGCGGGGGGCGCTGGCGGAGGTGGGGGGGTGAGGGGCTTGGCCCTGTTCGTGGGCATGGGTGCGGCGGCCGCCCAAGCGGGGGCCTTTATGGCGGTGAGCTTTAAGGGGGAGGAAGTCCCCGTGGCCCTTCTGCGGGAGGTGCGCCCCGCGGCGGTGATCCTCTACCCCTCCAACCTGCGCCGGGACCCCGAGGGGTTGGTGCGCCGCCTGCGGGTCTTGGACCCCAACCTCCTCCTGCTGGTGGACCAGGAGGGGGGGCCCTTCACCAGCTACCGGGAAGGCGTGGTGCGCTTCCCCGGGGCCATGGCCCTTTCCGCCAGCGGGGACGAGGGCCTGGTGGAGCGGGTGGGCTGGGCCCTGGGGTGCCAGGTGCGCCGCCTGGGGGCGGACGTGAACCTGGCCCCGGTGCTGGACGTGAACGTGAACCCCGACAACCCCATCATCGGGATCCGCTCCTTCGGCGCCGACCCAGAGCGGGTGGCCCGCATGGGCCTGGCCTTCGCCCGCGGGGTGTTGCGCTCCGGGGCCCAGCCCGTGGGCAAGCACTTCCCCGGCCACGGGGATACGGGGGTGGACTCCCACCTGGACCTGCCCCGGGTGGACAAGCCCAAGGAGGTCCTGGAAAGGGTGGAGCTCCTTCCCTTCCGCCGCTACGTGGCCGCCGGGATGCCCGCCCTCATGACCGCCCACATCCTCTTCCCCGCCTTGGACCCCAGCTACCCCGCCACCCTTTCCCCTAGGATCCTCACCGACCTTCTCCGCCGGGAGATGGGCTTTACCGGGGCGGTGCTCACGGACGATATGGCCATGGGGGCCATCAAGCGCCACTTCGGCGCGGCGGAGGCGGCCCTGTTGGCGGTGAAGGCGGGGGCGGACCTCCTCCTTTTGGAGCCGGACGAGGAGGCCACCCGCCAGGTGCACCGCCGCCTGGCCCAGGCCCTCCGAACGGGGGAGGTCCCCCCGGGCCGGGTGGAGGAGGCGCGGCGGCGCCTCAGCCGCCTGCGGGCGGGGAAGGGAGCGTGCCCCTTCACCCCCGAGGCGGAGGAGGCCTTGGCCCTCGAGGCGGCCCGCAAGGGGGTGGTCCACCGCCACGGCCCCCTTCCCCTTCCCGGCCGCGGGACCTTGGTCCTGGGCCTTCGCCTCTCCCCCCGCTACGGGGCCGAGCCCACCCTGGCGGACCTCGCCCCCCGGTACCTGCCGGGAAGCTTGGGCCTCAACCTTTCCGAAGACCCCAGCCTCGAGGAGGTGCGCCAGGCGGTGAGGGCCGCTTCCCAGGCGGAGCGGGTGGTGGTTTCCACCTACCGCTGGCTTGGGGGCTTCCCCGAGGGGCAGAGGGCCCTGGTGCGGGAGCTCCTCGCCCTGGGTAAGCCCCTTTACGTGGTGGCCCTGGGCAACCCCGACGATTTCCGCTTTCTGCCCGGGAGGCCCACGGGCTACCTGGCCACGCACGGCTACCGCGCGGTCCAGGTGCGGGCCGCGTTGGAAGCCCTCGCGGGGGTGTACACCCCCACGGGGCAATGGGTGTTTGGAGGTGAACCATGAGAAAGGGGCTTTTGGCGTTGGCGGTCCTGCTCTTGGGGCTGGCCTCGGCCCAGAAACTGGTGCTGGCCAGCTGGGGGAGCCAGGAGGAGATCCAGGCCTACAACCAGGTGCTCAAGCTCTTCCAGGAGAGGAACCCGGGCCTCCAGGTGGAATACATCAACATCCCCTCCAACGAGTACCTGGCCAAGATCACCGCCATGATGGCGGCGGGGACGCCCCCCGACGTCTTCTTCATCAACAACATCGACTTCCCAGGCCTCGCTTCCCGCAAGGTGCTCCTGCCCCTGGACGGCTTCCTGAAGCGGGACAGATACCCCACCGAGGACATCTTCCCCGGCATCCTCAAGGCCTTCCAATGGGAGGGGAAGCAGTACGGCCTGCCCCGGGACGTGTCCAACCTGGTGGTCTTCTACAACCGGACCCTCCTGCGCAAGGCGGGCCTGCCCGACCCCAAGCCCGACTGGACCTGGGAGGACTTCCTCCGCTACGCCAAGGCCCTCACGGTGGAGAAGGACGGCAAGCGGGTCCAGTGGGGGGTTTCCTTCCAGACCTTCTACCTCTTCTGGGAGCCCTGGGTGTGGAGCGCCGGCGGGCGCTTCTACAGCCCGGACCACACCCGCTTCCTCTTGAATAGCCCCGCCTCCCTCGAGGGCCTCCAGTTCTACCTGGACCTCCGCTACAAGCACCACGTGGCCCCCACCCCGGAGGAGGCCCAGGACCGGGGCGCCTTCACCATGTTCCTGAACGGCCAGACGGCCATGATCGTGGACGGGCGCTGGCGGGTGCCTACCCTGAAGGCTAGGGCGAAGTTTGACTTCGACGTGGTCCCCTTCCCCCGGGGCAAGGCGGGGAGCATCGTGGACATAGACGGCTCCGGCTGGGTGGTTTCCGCCGCCACCAAGAACCCCGAGGCAGCTTGGAAGCTCCTCGCCTTCCTGGCCGGGCCTGAGGCCAGCCAGGTCTTCACCAAGACCGGCCTCATCATCCCCGCCCGGGGCGTGGACGTGCGCAACGTGGAGAAGAGCGTCCAGAACCTGAAGGACTTCTTCGTGCCCCCGCCGCCCAAGAGCCAGCACTACTTCCTCACCGTGAACCGCACCGCCCGCCCCACGGAAACCTTCGAGCGCTGGAACGAGGCCCTCCAGCTCATCAACAAGGTCCTGGAGCCCGTTTGGCAGGGCAAGGCGGACCTGAAGGCGGCCCTGGACGGGGTGGCGCCCCAGGTGCAGAAGATCCTGGACGAGGTCCAGGCGGAGCGGAAGCGGTGAACCCTTAGGCCGGGAGGCCCCGTGCGCGCCTACGCCCGTTTCCCCCTCCTCTTCCTCCTGCCGTCTCTGGTGGGCTTCCTGGCCTTCAACCTGGGGCCCATCCTGGTGAGCCTCCTCCTCTCCTTCGTGGAGTACGACGGTCTCACCCCCCTCACCTGGCGCACCGTTCAGGAGAACTGGGTGGGCCTGGAAAACTACCGCAGGCTCCTCCAGGACCCCGTCTTTCACAAGGCCTTTTGGAACACCCTCTTCTACGTGGGGGTGGCGGTGCCCTTGGAGATCGTCCTGGCCCTCCTCCTGGCCCTGGGCCTGAACCGTCCCTGGCGCGGGGTAAGGCTCCTGCGCACCCTCTACCTCCTCCCCACGGTGACCAGCGTGGTGGCGGTGGGGCTCCTCTGGCGCTGGGTGCTGAACCCCAGCGTGGGGCCGGTGAACCTCTTCCTGCGCTGGGTGGGAGAGCGGCTCGCTGGCTTCTTCCACCTGGTGGGGCTGGAGCCCCCTGGGCTCGTGCTCTGGCTCGCCCGGGAGGGGCCGGGGTGGCTTTCCGACCCCAGCTGGGCCATGTGGGGGGTGATCCTGGCCTCGGTGTGGGCGGGGGTGGGCCTGCGCATGCTGATCTTCCTGGCCGGGTTGCAGAACATCAACAAGGAGTACCTGGAGGCGGCGAGCCTGGATGGGGCGAATAGCCTGCAACGCTTCTTCCACGTGGTATTGCCCCTCCTTTCCCCCACCGTCTTCCTCAACACCCTTCTCGCCCTGATCGGCGGGTTCCAGGTCTTCGGCCTGGTCTACACCATGACCGGGGGCGGGCCCGTGGACGCCACCAACGTCCTCATGCTCTACCTGTACCGCAAGGCTTTCGGCACCTTCCCCTTTGAGATGGGCTACGCCTCGGCCATCGCCTGGGTTCTTTTCCTCCTCCTCTTCGCCCTCACCTACCTGCAGTGGACCCTGAGGCGGCGCTGGGTGGTGGAGGAAACATGAGGCTTTTGGGCAAGCTTTGGGACCTCTTGGTCTACCTTCTCCTCCTGGCGGGGGGGCTCACCATGCTGGTCCCCTTCTTCTGGATGGTTTCCACCAGCTTTAAGGCCCCGGGGAGCGTCTTTGACCTACCCGTGGAGCTTTGGCCCAGGGAGCTCCACCTGGAAAACTACCAGCGGGTCCTCACCTCGGTGCCCTTTGGTCGCTGGTACCTGAACTCCTTGGCGGTGGCCTTGGGCCTCACCCTCCTCAACCTCACCAGCGGGGCCCTGGCCGGCTACGCCTTCGCCCGCTTCCGCTTCCGGGGCCAGGGGGCCCTGTTCCTCCTCTTCCTCGCCACCCTGATGGTCCCGGTGCACGTCCTCATCATCCCCCTCTTCATCCTCATGCGGACCCTTGGCTGGGTGGACACCTACTACGCCCTAATCCTCCCGGGGCTCTTCGACGCCTTCGCCATCTTCCTCATGCGCCAGCACTTCCTGCAACTGCCCCGGGAGCTGGAGGAGGCGGCCATCGTGGACGGGGCTACCCCCTGGCAGGTCTACTGGAAGGTGGCCCTACCCCTGGCCGCCCCCGCTTTGGCCACCTTGGGCACCTTCACCTTCCTGGCGGGCTGGAACAGCTTCCTCTGGCCCCTCATCGTCACCAACTCCTTGGAGATGCGTACCCTCACCGTGGGCCTGGCGGTCTTCCAGAACCAGTTCGCCACGGAGTGGACCGTGCTCATGGCGGGGCTTACCCTGGGCACCATCCCCCCCATCCTGGTCTTCCTCCTGGCCCAGCGCTACTTCATCCAGGGGCTCACCCTGGGTAGCCTGAAGGGGTGAGGGGGATGCGCCCGGAGTTCCTCGAGGCCCTAAAGGACGCCCTAGGCCGCTTTCCCACCCCCTTCTACGCCTACGACTGGGCGGCGGTGGCGGCGCGGGTGGGGAGGCTGCGGGAGGCCTTTCCCTTCGCCCGCCTCCTCTACGCCATCAAGGCCAACCCGCGCCTGGGCCTCCTGCGGCGGCTTCGGGCCATGGGCCTGGGGGCGGAGGCGGTGTCCTTGGGCGAGGTGGTGCGGGCCTACCGGGCGGGCTTCTCCCCGGGGGAGGTCCTCTGGAACGGGCCGGTGAAGCCCCGGGAGGCCCTGAGGGCCCTTCGGGGCCAGGAGCCCTTGGTGGGGCTGGACTCGAGGGGGGACCTCCACCGGGTGGCGGAGGAGCTTCCCGGGGCCCGGGTCCTCCTCCGGGTCAACCCCGACCTGCCCGTGAAGACCCACGGCCACCTGGCCACGGGCCGGGGGGAAAGCCAGTTCGGCGTCCTGCCGGAGGAGGTGCCCACGTTGCTTC from Thermus sp. LT1-2-5 carries:
- a CDS encoding GntR family transcriptional regulator; its protein translation is MATVGPKYLDLAQRLREEVLQKPPGTPLPPERALAEAYGVSRDSVRKALDLLEEEGLVVRRQGSGTFVARRATFRTRLLGFSEEMRALGMHPETRLLKAETGPATPEEALGLGLSPGDEVLRLVRLRLADGEPMALERATLPLWALAGPPEGSLYQALEAKGLRPVRALQRLRAVAAREEARALAVEPGSPLLHLERVSYLADGRPVELVRSWYRADRYELLVELA
- a CDS encoding serine hydrolase domain-containing protein, producing MQRVRALLEEAVARGVVPGVAFGVVFADGRRETLHLGLAQREPEAVPLEEGFYFDLASLTKPLFTLKEVLKGVEEGLWDLDDPLSAHLPDLLWLKDHPLKGVTLRALLAHTSGLPAWEALYTWGRGEDLKARILQHPWPVGEAVYSDIGYLLLGLFLERGRGRPLEAFPLPPGLTFRPPKERSVATERCPWRGRVLRGEVHDENAFALGGAAGHAGLFGTLGGVLDQLLAILEGRWLSRAALEEMVRPHGERLLGWERKRPGWHGGSLASEQAFGHTGFTGVGMWVDPERGYAWALLTNAVHPTRHRPSLAPLRRAVGNVLAAEVTP
- a CDS encoding N-acetylmuramic acid 6-phosphate etherase, which encodes MTEGVARRYQDLDLWPAEEVLEALYEGQLRALAALKGALPALKGAALEAAERLRAGGTLVYTGAGTSGRLAVMDGVELWPTFGFGRVRFLLAGGEKALWEAVEGAEDDLEGGLALGRGLGPQDVLVAVAASGTTPFTLGALRGAKGQGALTVALANNPGTPLLQEADHPVLLDTGPEVVAGSTRLGAGTAQKAALNLFSTLTMVLLGRVYGNRMARMRVQNAKLRARAAALAEEAFGLPREAAEGLLLRYPEPAWAALVYRGLGPEEALALLEAKGVRGALAEVGG
- a CDS encoding glycoside hydrolase family 3 N-terminal domain-containing protein, whose amino-acid sequence is MRGLALFVGMGAAAAQAGAFMAVSFKGEEVPVALLREVRPAAVILYPSNLRRDPEGLVRRLRVLDPNLLLLVDQEGGPFTSYREGVVRFPGAMALSASGDEGLVERVGWALGCQVRRLGADVNLAPVLDVNVNPDNPIIGIRSFGADPERVARMGLAFARGVLRSGAQPVGKHFPGHGDTGVDSHLDLPRVDKPKEVLERVELLPFRRYVAAGMPALMTAHILFPALDPSYPATLSPRILTDLLRREMGFTGAVLTDDMAMGAIKRHFGAAEAALLAVKAGADLLLLEPDEEATRQVHRRLAQALRTGEVPPGRVEEARRRLSRLRAGKGACPFTPEAEEALALEAARKGVVHRHGPLPLPGRGTLVLGLRLSPRYGAEPTLADLAPRYLPGSLGLNLSEDPSLEEVRQAVRAASQAERVVVSTYRWLGGFPEGQRALVRELLALGKPLYVVALGNPDDFRFLPGRPTGYLATHGYRAVQVRAALEALAGVYTPTGQWVFGGEP
- a CDS encoding sugar ABC transporter substrate-binding protein produces the protein MRKGLLALAVLLLGLASAQKLVLASWGSQEEIQAYNQVLKLFQERNPGLQVEYINIPSNEYLAKITAMMAAGTPPDVFFINNIDFPGLASRKVLLPLDGFLKRDRYPTEDIFPGILKAFQWEGKQYGLPRDVSNLVVFYNRTLLRKAGLPDPKPDWTWEDFLRYAKALTVEKDGKRVQWGVSFQTFYLFWEPWVWSAGGRFYSPDHTRFLLNSPASLEGLQFYLDLRYKHHVAPTPEEAQDRGAFTMFLNGQTAMIVDGRWRVPTLKARAKFDFDVVPFPRGKAGSIVDIDGSGWVVSAATKNPEAAWKLLAFLAGPEASQVFTKTGLIIPARGVDVRNVEKSVQNLKDFFVPPPPKSQHYFLTVNRTARPTETFERWNEALQLINKVLEPVWQGKADLKAALDGVAPQVQKILDEVQAERKR
- a CDS encoding sugar ABC transporter permease — protein: MRAYARFPLLFLLPSLVGFLAFNLGPILVSLLLSFVEYDGLTPLTWRTVQENWVGLENYRRLLQDPVFHKAFWNTLFYVGVAVPLEIVLALLLALGLNRPWRGVRLLRTLYLLPTVTSVVAVGLLWRWVLNPSVGPVNLFLRWVGERLAGFFHLVGLEPPGLVLWLAREGPGWLSDPSWAMWGVILASVWAGVGLRMLIFLAGLQNINKEYLEAASLDGANSLQRFFHVVLPLLSPTVFLNTLLALIGGFQVFGLVYTMTGGGPVDATNVLMLYLYRKAFGTFPFEMGYASAIAWVLFLLLFALTYLQWTLRRRWVVEET
- a CDS encoding carbohydrate ABC transporter permease, translating into MRLLGKLWDLLVYLLLLAGGLTMLVPFFWMVSTSFKAPGSVFDLPVELWPRELHLENYQRVLTSVPFGRWYLNSLAVALGLTLLNLTSGALAGYAFARFRFRGQGALFLLFLATLMVPVHVLIIPLFILMRTLGWVDTYYALILPGLFDAFAIFLMRQHFLQLPRELEEAAIVDGATPWQVYWKVALPLAAPALATLGTFTFLAGWNSFLWPLIVTNSLEMRTLTVGLAVFQNQFATEWTVLMAGLTLGTIPPILVFLLAQRYFIQGLTLGSLKG